A window of Apium graveolens cultivar Ventura unplaced genomic scaffold, ASM990537v1 ctg741, whole genome shotgun sequence contains these coding sequences:
- the LOC141704108 gene encoding cell differentiation protein rcd1-like: MLNLPDSLYPDPIQADNTVMSNGGAPANNNGPSDGASKAIDWPSASVEDLVVLLREPEHREKAISSLTQIKKQGRNEDLALHIWQSINTVFLLLSEVLSIYKSLTPEKLTMKDSSKVYDVLVLFECLATHPQTKMQFLNVQIHCYLYPFLETEETSKPFQYLRLMSLGVIGGLLKEVGDPSTKVAVHCLLESGLFPLCLKSIEYGNELSQSTASWIMSRIMMQEQGLQYCCEPANRLCAIMKARPITLKNLQDLFQKLSMGCGPNAEAVGDVAGSSHLDR; this comes from the exons ATGTTGAATCTCCCTGACTCTCTTTATCCTGATCCGATACAAGCTGACAACACTGTTATGTCGAATGGTGGTGCACCTGCTAACAACAATGGTCCCAGTGATGGTGCTAGCAAAGCTATTGATTGGCCTTCTGCTAGTGTAGAGGACTTGGTTGTGTTGCTTCGAGAACCTGAGCATCGCGAAAAGGCCATTTCATCTCTTACTCAGATTAAG AAACAGGGAAGAAATGAAGATTTGGCCCTCCACATTTGGCAGTCAATCAATACAGTTTTCTTACTCCTATCG GAAGTATTATCTATATACAAGTCGCTAACACCTGAGAAACTTACTATGAAAGATTCAAGTAAAGTTTATGATGTACTTGTTTTGTTTGAG TGCTTGGCCACTCACCCTCAAACGAAGATGCAGTTCCTTAATG TTCAGATACATTGTTACTTGTACCCTTTCTTGGAGACTGAAGAAACGAGCAAGCCATTCCAGTACCTAAGGCTAATGAGCTTGGGGGTCATTGGTGGTCTTCTGAAGGAG GTAGGCGACCCTTCGACAAAGGTTGCTGTTCACTGTTTGCTTGAATCAGGACTCTTCCCTTTGTGTCTAAAATCCATAGAATATGGAAACGAACTTTCACAATCA ACTGCATCTTGGATAATGTCAAGAATAATGATGCAAGAGCAGGGACTACAGTATTGCTGTGAGCCTGCAAACCGGTTGTGTGCAATCATGAAG GCACGCCCTATAACCTTAAAAAATTTACAAGATTTGTTTCAAAAGCTATCGATGGGATGCGGGCCAAATGCAGAAGCGGTTGGTGATGTTGCAGGTTCCTCACATCTTGATCGCTAG